Proteins from one Triticum aestivum cultivar Chinese Spring chromosome 7A, IWGSC CS RefSeq v2.1, whole genome shotgun sequence genomic window:
- the LOC123147328 gene encoding protein FAR1-RELATED SEQUENCE 5 codes for MDTPPPRMVLAPGSFTQLLLSFSSIPSQDPNLCWTRQEEQEYVGETDWMEGGNHCGGGIDTEDQFQSSPTIPDPTSPIYEADGEVNCENDDAKLRSPTPELDGYTWSGDECLESPLSEQTNKPNLVQSDQSRPDQCPWERRIRRGKIPDQRQPKQGRVYVLEKAMREFVQRKSGQVVAPEIGREFDSLAEAFEFYNLYSWEIGFGIKYGQSRTNAKKSRTIQDIVCGCAGRPKKENTKSVACNCQALIRLHRTADNGWYIHDFRSEHNHHLSSSCGEKLHWPSHRNIDTHTKDIVKHLRSNNIGITKVFCVIASFFGSMESVPFNKRALKYMCKRMNQETADDDIRKTVQLFSELKKNDPMFVDSVLVDGDSKIQPLMWTNGRSIYQYKMFGNAITFDTTYRTNQYDMPFGLFVGVNHHFQSIILGGVMMRNEKQESFEWVFKEFVSLMGGKALVTILTDQCRAMELAIAEVLPGTKHQWCKWHVLRRAKESLGSVYTQNKDFRDELHKILEYMLTIEEFEAAWAKLIQKYGLQEHPMLTQIYEL; via the exons ATGGATACGCCGCCGCCACGGATGGTCCTCGCGCCTGGATCGTTCACCCAACTACTTCTAAG CTTCTCCTCCATCCCTTCCCAAGATCCAAATCTCTGTTGGACCCGGCAAGAAGAACAAGAGTATGTGGGAGAGACGGATTGGATGGAGGGCGGAAACCATTGCGGGGGCGGCATCGACACCGAGGATCAATTTCAGTCCTCTCCCACCATACCAGATCCAACTTCCCCCATCTATGAGGCCGACGGTGAGGTGAATTGTGAGAACGACGATGCCAAGCTCCGCTCGCCAACGCCAGAGCTCGATGGATACACTTGGTCAGGAGATGAATGCTTGGAGTCGCCGCTGTCAGAGCAAACCAACAAGCCAAACCTGGTTCAGTCAGACCAATCTCGTCCTGACCAATGTCCATGGGAGAGAAG GATACGTCGTGGGAAAATACCAGATCAGCGGCAGCCTAAACAGGGAAGGGTCTATGTGCTCGAAAAAGCAATGCGTGAATTTGTTCAAAGGAAGTCTGGACAAGTTGTCGCCCCTGAGATTGGAAGAGAGTTCGACTCACTTGCGGAGGCATTTGAATTTTATAATCTTTATTCTTGGGAGATTGGGTTTGGCATCAAATATGGTCAATCTAGGACAAATGCAAAGAAGAGCAGAACCATTCAGGACATCGTTTGCGGCTGTGCG GGAAGGCCAAAGAAAGAAAACACAAAGTCAGTAGCCTGCAACTGCCAAGCCTTGATCAGGCTACACCGCACAGCCGACAATGGATGGTATAtacatgattttagatctgaacacAACCACCATTTGTCCTCATCGTGTGGCGAGAAACTACATTGGCCATCACACAGGAACATtgacacacacacaaaagatattgTCAAGCACTTGAGGAGCAACAACATTGGGATAACCAAGGTTTTTTGTGTCATCGCAAGCTTCTTTGGATCAATGGAGAGTGTACCATTCAACAAGAGAGCTCTCAAGTACATGTGCAAGAGGATGAACCAAGAAACTGCAgatgatgacataaggaaaacagTTCAACTCTTCTCTGAACTTAAGAAGAATGACCCAATGTTTGTTGACAGTGTTCTTGTCGACGGCGACAGCAAGATTCAGCCTCTTATGTGGACAAATGGAAGGAGTATATACCAATACAAAATGTTTGGCAATGCAATCACATTCGACACAACATATCGTACAAACCAGTACGATATGCCATTCGGACTATTTGTTGGTGTCAACCATCATTTCCAGAGCATAATATTAGGAGGCGTTATGATGAGGAACGAGAAGCAAGAATCATTTGAGTGGGTATTCAAGGAATTTGTGTCATTAATGGGAGGTAAAGCACTGGTAACTATCCTAACAG ACCAATGCCGTGCCATGGAGTTGGCTATTGCTGAAGTATTGCCTGGAACGAAGCACCAGTGGTGCAAATGGCATGTGCTGCGTCGTGCAAAGGAATCCCTTGGCTCTGTATACACACAGAACAAAGATTTCAGGGATGAACTACACAAGATATTGGAATATATGCTCACTATAGAAGAGTTCGAAGCAGCTTGGGCAAAGTTGATTCAAAAGTATGGTCTTCAGGAACACCCAATGTTGACACAGATATACGAGCTCTGA
- the LOC123147332 gene encoding replication protein A 32 kDa subunit B isoform X3 translates to MTIKQLYDGFLEDIERYPIVVDGDTVSSVILIGTVSHSTVRMNHWSFDLQDATGLINISFSSETTSDFKLAWSSSNGDYVQLFGKPAMNDRFLQIKSFKIRLIENYNDTTHHYLYTIHTTLDIRKRNTHKARMEPDSTASTVFPKGPSITPSEVPLHSSTKDKIVAILRDPSYRDIQHGVSLKLIRSALDISQDEIMQVITEQIYIGMIYTTIDDNHFKSSI, encoded by the exons ATGACAATTAAGCAGTTGTATGATGGATTCCTGGAGGACATAGAGCGTTACCCTATCGTAGTTGACGGAGACACCGTGTCATCA GTGATCCTGATAGGAACTGTTTCACACTCTACTGTTCGAATGAATCACTGGTCCTTCGATCTACAGGATGCCACAGGGTTAATCAACATATCTTTCTC GTCGGAAACAACTTCCGACTTTAAACTTGCTTGGTCATCAAG CAATGGCGACTATGTTCAACTATTTGGCAAACCTGCCATGAATGACAGATTCCTTCAGATTAAATCTTTCAAGATCAG GTTAATCGAAAACTACAATGACACCACACACCACTACTTGTATACCATACACACCACATTAGACATTCGTAAGAGAAACACCCACAAG GCAAGAATGGAACCTGACTCCACAGCATCAACTGTTTTCCCAAAGGGGCCGTCAATTACCCCGTCGGAGGTGCCCTTGCATTCGTCAACAAAGGACAAGATAGTTGCCATCCTGCGAGACCCATCTTACCG CGATATTCAGCATGGCGTTAGCTTGAAGTTAATCCGTAGTGCACTGGACATCAGCCAGGACGAGATAAT GCAAGTCATTACGGAGCAAATCTACATTGGGATGATATACACAACTATTGATGACAACCACTTCAAGTCCTCCATCTGA
- the LOC123147332 gene encoding replication protein A 32 kDa subunit B isoform X2 yields MDHNADETDALFTGEAMMVSPARSTATTVIPAYPSTLRPMTIKQLYDGFLEDIERYPIVVDGDTVSSVILIGTVSHSTVRMNHWSFDLQDATGSETTSDFKLAWSSSNGDYVQLFGKPAMNDRFLQIKSFKIRLIENYNDTTHHYLYTIHTTLDIRKRNTHKARMEPDSTASTVFPKGPSITPSEVPLHSSTKDKIVAILRDPSYRDIQHGVSLKLIRSALDISQDEIMQVITEQIYIGMIYTTIDDNHFKSSI; encoded by the exons ATGGATCACAATGCCGACGAGACAGATGCTCTATTCACCGGCGAAGCCATGATGGTATCCCCCGCACGCTCAACTGCCACTACCGTCATCCCC GCTTATCCATCCACTCTCAGGCCTATGACAATTAAGCAGTTGTATGATGGATTCCTGGAGGACATAGAGCGTTACCCTATCGTAGTTGACGGAGACACCGTGTCATCA GTGATCCTGATAGGAACTGTTTCACACTCTACTGTTCGAATGAATCACTGGTCCTTCGATCTACAGGATGCCACAGG GTCGGAAACAACTTCCGACTTTAAACTTGCTTGGTCATCAAG CAATGGCGACTATGTTCAACTATTTGGCAAACCTGCCATGAATGACAGATTCCTTCAGATTAAATCTTTCAAGATCAG GTTAATCGAAAACTACAATGACACCACACACCACTACTTGTATACCATACACACCACATTAGACATTCGTAAGAGAAACACCCACAAG GCAAGAATGGAACCTGACTCCACAGCATCAACTGTTTTCCCAAAGGGGCCGTCAATTACCCCGTCGGAGGTGCCCTTGCATTCGTCAACAAAGGACAAGATAGTTGCCATCCTGCGAGACCCATCTTACCG CGATATTCAGCATGGCGTTAGCTTGAAGTTAATCCGTAGTGCACTGGACATCAGCCAGGACGAGATAAT GCAAGTCATTACGGAGCAAATCTACATTGGGATGATATACACAACTATTGATGACAACCACTTCAAGTCCTCCATCTGA
- the LOC123147332 gene encoding replication protein A 32 kDa subunit B isoform X4, which produces MTIKQLYDGFLEDIERYPIVVDGDTVSSVILIGTVSHSTVRMNHWSFDLQDATGSETTSDFKLAWSSSNGDYVQLFGKPAMNDRFLQIKSFKIRLIENYNDTTHHYLYTIHTTLDIRKRNTHKARMEPDSTASTVFPKGPSITPSEVPLHSSTKDKIVAILRDPSYRDIQHGVSLKLIRSALDISQDEIMQVITEQIYIGMIYTTIDDNHFKSSI; this is translated from the exons ATGACAATTAAGCAGTTGTATGATGGATTCCTGGAGGACATAGAGCGTTACCCTATCGTAGTTGACGGAGACACCGTGTCATCA GTGATCCTGATAGGAACTGTTTCACACTCTACTGTTCGAATGAATCACTGGTCCTTCGATCTACAGGATGCCACAGG GTCGGAAACAACTTCCGACTTTAAACTTGCTTGGTCATCAAG CAATGGCGACTATGTTCAACTATTTGGCAAACCTGCCATGAATGACAGATTCCTTCAGATTAAATCTTTCAAGATCAG GTTAATCGAAAACTACAATGACACCACACACCACTACTTGTATACCATACACACCACATTAGACATTCGTAAGAGAAACACCCACAAG GCAAGAATGGAACCTGACTCCACAGCATCAACTGTTTTCCCAAAGGGGCCGTCAATTACCCCGTCGGAGGTGCCCTTGCATTCGTCAACAAAGGACAAGATAGTTGCCATCCTGCGAGACCCATCTTACCG CGATATTCAGCATGGCGTTAGCTTGAAGTTAATCCGTAGTGCACTGGACATCAGCCAGGACGAGATAAT GCAAGTCATTACGGAGCAAATCTACATTGGGATGATATACACAACTATTGATGACAACCACTTCAAGTCCTCCATCTGA
- the LOC123147332 gene encoding replication protein A 32 kDa subunit B isoform X1: protein MDHNADETDALFTGEAMMVSPARSTATTVIPAYPSTLRPMTIKQLYDGFLEDIERYPIVVDGDTVSSVILIGTVSHSTVRMNHWSFDLQDATGLINISFSSETTSDFKLAWSSSNGDYVQLFGKPAMNDRFLQIKSFKIRLIENYNDTTHHYLYTIHTTLDIRKRNTHKARMEPDSTASTVFPKGPSITPSEVPLHSSTKDKIVAILRDPSYRDIQHGVSLKLIRSALDISQDEIMQVITEQIYIGMIYTTIDDNHFKSSI, encoded by the exons ATGGATCACAATGCCGACGAGACAGATGCTCTATTCACCGGCGAAGCCATGATGGTATCCCCCGCACGCTCAACTGCCACTACCGTCATCCCC GCTTATCCATCCACTCTCAGGCCTATGACAATTAAGCAGTTGTATGATGGATTCCTGGAGGACATAGAGCGTTACCCTATCGTAGTTGACGGAGACACCGTGTCATCA GTGATCCTGATAGGAACTGTTTCACACTCTACTGTTCGAATGAATCACTGGTCCTTCGATCTACAGGATGCCACAGGGTTAATCAACATATCTTTCTC GTCGGAAACAACTTCCGACTTTAAACTTGCTTGGTCATCAAG CAATGGCGACTATGTTCAACTATTTGGCAAACCTGCCATGAATGACAGATTCCTTCAGATTAAATCTTTCAAGATCAG GTTAATCGAAAACTACAATGACACCACACACCACTACTTGTATACCATACACACCACATTAGACATTCGTAAGAGAAACACCCACAAG GCAAGAATGGAACCTGACTCCACAGCATCAACTGTTTTCCCAAAGGGGCCGTCAATTACCCCGTCGGAGGTGCCCTTGCATTCGTCAACAAAGGACAAGATAGTTGCCATCCTGCGAGACCCATCTTACCG CGATATTCAGCATGGCGTTAGCTTGAAGTTAATCCGTAGTGCACTGGACATCAGCCAGGACGAGATAAT GCAAGTCATTACGGAGCAAATCTACATTGGGATGATATACACAACTATTGATGACAACCACTTCAAGTCCTCCATCTGA